The Coprobacillus cateniformis DNA window CGCTGACCCAGAAATATCAATACTTCTTAAAAGATAAATCAGTGGAGAAGAAGATGTCATATTGTCATATGACTCTAATCCAAAGCCTGATGCACAGAGATAATCATCATTGGTTTCAATCTCATAAACCAGATGAACATCTCCAGTAAAATCAAGGCTACTGATTTCATCTGTAGTTAACATCTGCTGAGGTTGCAATTGATACCTTGTTTGCCCTTTAAAAGTAACAGGTATCTTTTGACTCTTATCACAATAACAATAAACATTCTTAATGATTACTGGCTGACAATCATAACATGTCCCAAATGTGAAACGTAGTGCTATACACCTTGGCATGTCATGAATATCAATTTGAATTTGTGGTGGACATTTTTCTGGCATGAAGCCAACACCTCGTTGTGCTCTTGCCCACCATGTGATCCAATTATTCATTTTCTAATTTTTGAGCAGCAGTTATCTGCTCTAATTCATATTCTCTTTTGTCAGCGACTTTTAAGAATGGATACCACATTAAGAATGTAATTGCAAAACAGATGACCATTAAGATTGTATAATTTAAACCTCCTGATAAAGGCATTTTAATAAAGATTGGTGTTGTCCAAGGTAATAATGCCATTGTAGGATTTAAGTTAATAGGTAAGACTGTTGCAACTAATCCCCATGTCACAAAGCCACAAATAATTTGTGTAAAGCATTGTGGAATGAAGAACATTGGATTTAAGATAATTGGCATACCAAACATAATTGGTTCTGTAATGTTGAATATTGAGGGAATAAAAGATAATTTTGCTAATTGTTTAAATTTTGCTGATTTTCCTTTAAACATTTTCATAATAATAAGACCTAAGAATCCTGATGCCATCATACCGCCATAAATGACTGATGGTAATAAATAAGGTAACTCTTGACCATTTTGATAAGCAGTAATATTTCCCATGACCATTGTCAAACTAATAACTCCTAAAGGTCCTTGTAACACTGCATTGTGAATACCAAAGAACCATAGAATAGCAAGCAATCCCATAATGATAATAATAGATAATGGACTGGCCGTTAATGACATCAATGGTGCATTAAGAACCTGAATAAAGAAATTAATCATATCTCCTGCAGATGTATAACTGAATCCAACACGAATAATAAACGCTAAGACAAAGATAATTGTTACAACAAAGACAGGGGATAATGATTGAGAAACCATTGGTGGAACTGTATCTGGTAATTTGAATGATAAGTTCTTAGAAGATAAGTAAGCATATAATCTTGTCACAACCAAAGCAATAATCATTCCAATAAATAAACCTTGTCCTCCTAAATAATCCAATTTTAAGGCATTGATTGTTGATTCAACCAATTTTCCATCCTGCATAGCAGAAGTTGTCATTGTTTGAGGCATAATCATAATAAAGAAAGCTAAAGAGATAATTGCAGAATTCTTTTCATTTGTTCCAATACGACTTGCATAAGCCATAGCTAATGAATAAATGACATACAACGTTAAAACACCAGTTGCGCCATTGGTAATGGCATTGACATGCTGCATAATTCCAATACTTTCTAAATACTGTGTCCACCCTGGCACAGGGAAATTTCCTACAATTGTAATCAATGCAATTCCTAAAGTAATAGGACTTGTTCTTATAAAACCTTCCATTAATGCCCCTAAGATTTTGTTCTTTGTTAATTTCTCAGCTAATGGCATTAATTTATCATTAATGATTTGTTCTAATTTGTTCATCTTTTTCAATCCTTTCTTCAATTGTAAAGTCACATCGATATGGCCATATATTGTAAACGCTTTACTTTATTGCATGTTCATTATATAATAGTTCTCACATGCAATATATCATTATTTTAATATTTATATTAGATATTTAAGGAGGTTTCTATGAATTTACAAACATTACAAAATATCTTTGATTGTTTTTATCAAAGAACTTATATTCCTTTTTCTATCGTGAAAGATGATCAACTCATTTTTCCTGAATACTCCCCATTATTTCATTATCGTCAAGACTTGCAATATCTTTATATCAATGATGAATTTCCCTTACATATCACTAATAATTATCAGTTTCTTGGTGCCTCTTTTCTTTACCCTATAAATCAAGAAACATATCGTATTCTCATTGGTCCCTGTTTTGTCTTAGGTTCACAGATTAAAGATCAATATATGAAAGAATTAACTTATCGTATTTCAAGTGAATCAACAGAAAGTTTTACATCTTTTTGTCAAAATATTTATACTTTACTCACAACACATTCATTAAATGAAAATCAGATTCCAATCAAATATCTACGCATTAATCATGATAAGCTGACGCCTAAAGAAATCTTTGAAAAGAATCTTTATGAACGTCGCAGTGAAGATGCAACACGTGACTCTTATCAATTTGAGCTGCGTTTTCTCGATTATGTAAAACGGGGACGTAAAGATAAAATTGATTGGATTTTTAAGACAATTGATAAAACCTATACTGTTCATCTTGCTGATAATTCATTAGATACAATTAAAATCAAATTTATTTCTCTTGTAGCTCTTTTAACACGTCTTGCGATTGATGAAGGCGTTCCATTAGATAGTGCCTTTAGTCTTTCAGACT harbors:
- a CDS encoding PTS sugar transporter subunit IIC — its product is MNKLEQIINDKLMPLAEKLTKNKILGALMEGFIRTSPITLGIALITIVGNFPVPGWTQYLESIGIMQHVNAITNGATGVLTLYVIYSLAMAYASRIGTNEKNSAIISLAFFIMIMPQTMTTSAMQDGKLVESTINALKLDYLGGQGLFIGMIIALVVTRLYAYLSSKNLSFKLPDTVPPMVSQSLSPVFVVTIIFVLAFIIRVGFSYTSAGDMINFFIQVLNAPLMSLTASPLSIIIIMGLLAILWFFGIHNAVLQGPLGVISLTMVMGNITAYQNGQELPYLLPSVIYGGMMASGFLGLIIMKMFKGKSAKFKQLAKLSFIPSIFNITEPIMFGMPIILNPMFFIPQCFTQIICGFVTWGLVATVLPINLNPTMALLPWTTPIFIKMPLSGGLNYTILMVICFAITFLMWYPFLKVADKREYELEQITAAQKLENE
- a CDS encoding helix-turn-helix domain-containing protein gives rise to the protein MNLQTLQNIFDCFYQRTYIPFSIVKDDQLIFPEYSPLFHYRQDLQYLYINDEFPLHITNNYQFLGASFLYPINQETYRILIGPCFVLGSQIKDQYMKELTYRISSESTESFTSFCQNIYTLLTTHSLNENQIPIKYLRINHDKLTPKEIFEKNLYERRSEDATRDSYQFELRFLDYVKRGRKDKIDWIFKTIDKTYTVHLADNSLDTIKIKFISLVALLTRLAIDEGVPLDSAFSLSDSLIQNLPNMRSSQECLKYIKYASYEFIELIHHTSKQCSSLINQCIRYIDTHIYEKITLRDLEDTTGHSSVYISSRFTLELGLTFSQYLLNKKIEEAKHLLLFTDHSYQEISTLLNFTSQSHFTQRFKHVTGQTPKAYRDMNFKYL